The Apis mellifera strain DH4 linkage group LG8, Amel_HAv3.1, whole genome shotgun sequence genome contains a region encoding:
- the LOC724786 gene encoding zinc finger HIT domain-containing protein 3, producing MAKICCICEKTECLYKCPVCKEPYCSVGCCKKHKENNCQPFQIQENKVTEDIKDNENEYEFPTEDTVSVEKLKQLRHSKELIECLKNPHVRNIMRNILNDKNPTKAIALAMTEPIFVEMADACLKVVEPQISDDE from the exons ATGGCAAAAATTTGTTGCATTTGTGAAAAAACAGAATGTTTATATAAGTGTCCTGTGTGTAAAGAACCGTA TTGTTCCGTAGGTTGCTGTAAGaaacataaagaaaataattgtcaaCCATTCCAAATTCAGGAAAATAAAGTTAcagaagatataaaagataacgAAAACGAATATGAATTTCCAACAGAGGATACAGTTTcagttgaaaaattgaaacagttGCGTCATAgtaaagaattaatagaatgtttaaaaaacCCACACGTTAGAAATATAAtgcgtaatattttaaatgataagaaTCCAACAAAAGCCATTGCTTTAGCTATGACTGAACCAATATTTGTAGAAATGGCAGATGCATGTTTGAAAGTTGTTGAACCTCAAATTAGTGACGATGAATAA